A stretch of the Anoplopoma fimbria isolate UVic2021 breed Golden Eagle Sablefish unplaced genomic scaffold, Afim_UVic_2022 Un_contig_9279_pilon_pilon, whole genome shotgun sequence genome encodes the following:
- the LOC129116905 gene encoding olfactory receptor 2AT4-like yields MTLPKIISMYWFQTGTISFTACFVQMYFVHYLGTVNSYILFLMALDRYVAICHPLKYPIVLKNSNIQILSITAWIIAKAGPLMLVIRAYPLPYCSSNIINHCFCDHIGITTLACVNRAPYALPALIFAMFVLLGPLAFIVFSYSAIIIAVVRIANAQGRIKSLSTSSTQLIIISLYYLPRCFVYLANHAGIKFSSEVRIVIIMVYSLIPPMINPIIYCLRAKDMRESLLKKVNGCIFPKKAQVSAISS; encoded by the coding sequence ATGACTTTACCTAAAATTATCAGTATGTATTGGTTTCAAACAGGGACCATTTCATTCACTGCTTGCTTTGTCCAAATGTACTTTGTTCACTATCTTGGCACAGTGAATTCCTATATTCTCTTCCTAATGGCTTTAGATAGGTATGTGGCGATCTGCCATCCTCTCAAATATCCCATTGTTCTTAAAAACTCCAATATCCAAATTCTCAGTATTACAGCATGGATTATTGCCAAGGCAGGCCCTTTAATGTTAGTTATTAGGGCATACCCTCTCCCGTACTGTTCCTCAAACATTATCAACCACTGCTTCTGTGATCATATTGGTATAACAACCCTAGCATGCGTTAACAGGGCCCCTTATGCTCTTCCTGCTTTAATTTTTGCAATGTTTGTCTTACTGGGACCTCTGGCATTCATAGTGTTCTCATATAGCGCTATAATTATAGCAGTAGTTAGGATTGCAAATGCACAAGGTCGCATTAAATCTCTGTCAACTAGCAGTACTCAGCTGATTATAATCTCACTCTATTATTTGCCcagatgttttgtgtatttagcCAATCATGCTGGCATAAAATTTAGTTCTGAGGTGCGAATAGTAATAATCATGGTTTATAGCCTTATCCCTCCAATGATTAATCCAATTATATATTGCTTAAGGGCTAAAGACATGAGAGAAAGCTTGTTGAAGAAAGTCAACGGATGCATCTTTccaaaaaaagcacaagttTCAGCTATTAGCAGCTGA